Proteins encoded together in one Dehalococcoidia bacterium window:
- a CDS encoding glutamate synthase-related protein: MKTYLPPKFMVERDPERCIQCQVCVNQCSFDTYYYDAQDDEVRSREENCVGCHRCVVFCPTNALTIRRNPLDYRENYNWHPEFIEDIIKQAETGGVLLTGMGNDKGYRVYWDHLVLNASQVTNPSIDPLREPMELTTYIGRKPDRVDMDSKNGSLKTELSPQVKIEVPVMFSAMSYGAVSINVHESLARAATEAGTLWNTGEGGLHPKLYKYGDNTIVQVASGRFGVHADYLDVAKIVEIKIGQGAKPGIGGHLPGEKVSAEVSMTRMIPQGTDALSPAPQHDIYSIEDLAQLVYALKEATNYTKPISVKIAAVHNSAAIASGMVRAGADMIVLDGLRGSTGAAPKIIRDNVGIPIEMALASVDSRLRQEGIRSQASLVIAGGIRSSGDVAKAIALGADAIYIGTAALVALGCTLCQQCHTGKCAWGICTTDLALTKRINPDIGARRLSNLLRGWSLELKEILGGMGINAIESLRGNRLHLRGIGLTDTELEILGVRMAGS; the protein is encoded by the coding sequence ATGAAAACCTATTTGCCACCAAAGTTTATGGTTGAACGAGACCCCGAGCGGTGCATCCAGTGTCAGGTATGTGTCAACCAGTGCAGCTTTGATACATACTACTATGATGCCCAGGACGACGAGGTGAGAAGTCGCGAGGAGAACTGCGTTGGCTGCCATCGCTGCGTGGTCTTCTGTCCAACCAATGCTTTGACCATCAGGAGAAACCCCCTGGACTACAGGGAAAACTACAACTGGCACCCTGAATTCATAGAGGACATTATAAAGCAGGCGGAGACCGGGGGTGTACTGCTTACCGGTATGGGCAATGACAAGGGTTATCGTGTTTACTGGGATCACCTGGTACTCAATGCCAGCCAGGTGACCAACCCATCGATAGACCCGCTTCGTGAGCCCATGGAGCTTACCACCTATATCGGCCGGAAGCCGGACAGGGTAGATATGGACTCCAAAAACGGGAGCCTGAAGACGGAATTGTCACCTCAGGTTAAGATCGAGGTTCCGGTAATGTTTTCCGCCATGTCCTACGGTGCGGTGAGCATCAATGTTCACGAATCCCTGGCCCGGGCAGCCACCGAGGCAGGCACACTCTGGAACACCGGGGAGGGCGGCCTCCATCCAAAGCTATATAAATACGGGGATAACACTATAGTTCAGGTAGCATCGGGACGGTTTGGCGTCCACGCTGATTATCTGGATGTGGCAAAAATAGTAGAGATAAAGATAGGCCAGGGAGCAAAACCCGGCATCGGCGGACACCTTCCCGGCGAGAAAGTCAGCGCTGAGGTTTCTATGACCCGAATGATTCCACAGGGAACGGATGCCTTATCCCCGGCACCACAGCACGATATTTACTCCATCGAGGATCTAGCACAGCTTGTCTACGCCCTGAAAGAGGCGACAAACTACACCAAGCCGATATCGGTCAAGATAGCTGCAGTCCATAACTCGGCTGCTATTGCCAGCGGGATGGTGCGAGCCGGTGCCGACATGATAGTCCTCGATGGTCTTCGCGGCTCGACCGGTGCGGCACCCAAGATCATCCGCGATAACGTCGGAATCCCCATCGAGATGGCGCTCGCCTCAGTGGACAGTCGGCTCAGGCAGGAGGGTATCCGCAGCCAGGCCTCCCTCGTGATCGCCGGTGGGATCAGGAGTAGCGGAGATGTGGCCAAGGCGATTGCCCTTGGCGCAGATGCTATCTATATAGGGACGGCTGCACTCGTTGCCCTGGGTTGCACCCTCTGCCAGCAGTGCCACACCGGGAAATGCGCTTGGGGTATATGCACCACCGACCTTGCCCTGACCAAGAGGATTAACCCCGACATAGGAGCAAGGCGGCTGTCCAACCTGCTCCGCGGCTGGAGCCTGGAGCTTAAGGAAATACTAGGTGGCATGGGCATAAACGCCATCGAGAGCCTGAGGGGCAACCGCCTGCACCTAAGAGGCATTGGGCTTACTGACACCGAACTCGAAATACTCGGAGTAAGGATGGCAGGCAGCTGA
- the hisF gene encoding imidazole glycerol phosphate synthase subunit HisF, whose amino-acid sequence MLNKRIIPCLDVTQGRVVKGTSFTDLRDAGDPVEMAAFYYKEGADELVFLDIGATPEGRDTMVDVVERVSEQVFIPLTVGGGLRSIIDMRRILEAGADKIAINTAAVLNPNLIREGAKKFGSQCIVVAIDARRIRGNGMPQWEVLTHGGRNPTGIDAVQWVKQVVDLGAGELLLTSWDADGRQSGYDLELTRVISEGVKVPVIASGGAGNLDHLYDVFVIGKADAVLAASIFHYQIYSIRQAKGYLSERGIPVRR is encoded by the coding sequence GTGTTAAATAAGAGGATAATCCCCTGCCTTGACGTGACTCAGGGGCGGGTGGTGAAAGGCACCAGCTTCACCGACCTCCGCGACGCTGGCGACCCCGTAGAGATGGCGGCATTCTACTACAAAGAGGGCGCTGACGAGCTGGTCTTCCTCGACATCGGTGCTACACCCGAGGGCCGCGATACCATGGTGGACGTAGTTGAACGCGTATCGGAGCAGGTTTTTATTCCGCTTACCGTTGGCGGCGGGCTACGTAGTATTATCGACATGCGACGCATACTGGAGGCTGGTGCAGACAAGATAGCCATCAATACTGCTGCAGTTCTTAACCCCAATCTTATTCGCGAGGGGGCAAAAAAGTTCGGCTCTCAATGTATCGTTGTAGCCATTGACGCCAGGCGCATACGGGGCAATGGTATGCCCCAATGGGAGGTGCTGACTCACGGTGGACGGAATCCAACCGGGATCGACGCCGTACAGTGGGTAAAGCAGGTTGTCGACCTCGGCGCCGGCGAACTGCTCCTTACCAGCTGGGACGCTGACGGACGGCAGAGTGGATACGACCTTGAATTAACCCGTGTCATTAGTGAGGGAGTGAAGGTGCCAGTCATTGCCAGTGGCGGCGCTGGGAATTTGGATCATCTCTATGATGTGTTTGTTATAGGAAAAGCGGATGCTGTACTTGCCGCCAGTATTTTTCACTACCAGATTTATTCAATTCGCCAGGCGAAGGGCTACCTGTCTGAAAGAGGGATTCCTGTCAGAAGATAG
- a CDS encoding FAD-dependent oxidoreductase, whose amino-acid sequence MGKNKDNRAKYLIIGNSAGGIGAAEAIREVDKAGSITIVSDEPYPSYSRPLISKYITRERSLEGMLFRPTDFYEQNNINLLLGRRVNSLAPGEHTAELDTSEHITWDKLLIASGGVPIVSRIGGLGKKGVFNFITLDDAKAIDEFLDRATTAVVIGGGLIGTAVTEALTQRGVEVTVVEMKERILNTILDEQASLMAEEALEKAGVRVITGCTVAEIIGEESVTAVILSNGVEIPCSLVVVAIGVLPRTELLKGTDIKVNRGIAVNRNMGTNHPDIYACGDAAEAYDFVYGENRLTPIWPIAYLGGRIAGYNMAGTNAEYPGGTAMNALNYFGLDIAAAGITIPPDEYGYEVLSKQNDGVYQKLVLKDDLLVGMVFVKDIEKSGIVFSLMRDGVNVHDFKQALLTDDFGLVSLPRELWHERLETPPLGLVLQPALPEERVEDFAGE is encoded by the coding sequence GTGGGTAAGAACAAAGATAATAGAGCAAAATACCTGATTATCGGTAATTCGGCTGGGGGTATCGGAGCTGCTGAAGCGATACGCGAGGTAGATAAAGCTGGCTCTATTACCATAGTCTCTGACGAGCCCTATCCGAGCTACTCTCGCCCCCTTATCTCTAAATATATAACCAGGGAGCGCAGCCTTGAAGGTATGCTGTTTCGCCCCACCGATTTCTACGAACAGAATAATATTAACCTGCTACTCGGCAGGAGAGTAAATAGCCTGGCGCCTGGCGAGCATACTGCCGAGCTCGACACCAGCGAGCATATCACCTGGGATAAGCTTCTAATAGCTAGTGGCGGCGTGCCAATAGTCTCGAGGATTGGTGGGCTGGGGAAAAAAGGCGTGTTCAACTTCATCACTCTCGACGACGCCAAGGCGATCGACGAGTTCCTGGATAGAGCCACCACAGCCGTAGTCATCGGTGGTGGGCTCATCGGGACAGCTGTTACCGAAGCGCTAACACAACGAGGGGTGGAGGTCACGGTGGTGGAAATGAAGGAAAGAATCCTGAATACCATCCTCGATGAACAGGCATCTCTAATGGCTGAGGAAGCCCTCGAGAAGGCTGGGGTTAGGGTTATCACCGGTTGTACAGTAGCTGAAATTATAGGTGAAGAGTCGGTAACCGCGGTGATACTGTCGAATGGGGTGGAGATACCCTGCAGCCTGGTAGTAGTGGCTATAGGAGTATTGCCACGCACCGAGCTATTAAAGGGCACTGATATCAAGGTAAATCGCGGTATTGCGGTGAACCGTAATATGGGCACTAATCATCCCGATATTTATGCCTGTGGGGATGCGGCCGAGGCCTATGATTTCGTCTATGGCGAGAATAGGCTCACTCCCATTTGGCCCATTGCCTACCTCGGGGGCCGGATTGCCGGCTACAACATGGCCGGTACCAATGCCGAATACCCCGGTGGCACAGCTATGAACGCGCTCAACTACTTCGGGCTTGACATCGCAGCAGCAGGCATAACCATCCCACCCGATGAGTATGGCTATGAGGTGCTCAGCAAACAAAATGACGGCGTATATCAGAAATTAGTATTGAAGGATGACCTATTGGTAGGAATGGTCTTTGTGAAGGACATTGAAAAATCGGGCATCGTCTTCAGCCTGATGAGAGACGGGGTTAATGTGCATGACTTCAAGCAGGCTCTACTAACTGACGATTTCGGCCTGGTATCTTTGCCCAGGGAGTTGTGGCATGAAAGACTGGAGACGCCGCCTCTAGGGTTGGTTCTCCAGCCAGCCCTACCTGAGGAACGGGTGGAGGATTTCGCCGGTGAATAA
- the hisH gene encoding imidazole glycerol phosphate synthase subunit HisH, producing the protein MIAIIDYGAGNLRSVNNAFVSLGYQPNVTSNPKDLLAADAVVFPGVGAAAGVMSRLIESGLDDAIRLSIHQGKPFFAICIGMQVLLTFTEEDAGYACLDIIPGSVRRLPQGQKIPHMGWNQVTQKVIHPLFDGIPDEANFYFVHSYYPDPDNTELVAGTSEYGITWCSVLIKDNLVATQFHPEKSGDDGLRMYNNFLKMALK; encoded by the coding sequence GTGATAGCTATAATCGACTACGGGGCCGGCAATCTGCGAAGCGTTAATAATGCTTTTGTTTCACTGGGCTATCAGCCGAATGTGACTAGTAACCCAAAAGATCTGCTTGCTGCAGACGCGGTTGTTTTTCCAGGTGTTGGCGCCGCTGCCGGCGTCATGAGCCGTCTGATAGAATCCGGCCTGGACGATGCAATTCGTCTGTCAATACATCAGGGCAAGCCCTTTTTCGCTATCTGCATCGGTATGCAAGTCCTGCTCACGTTTACCGAGGAAGATGCTGGGTATGCTTGCTTGGATATCATCCCCGGATCAGTACGAAGGTTGCCCCAAGGGCAAAAGATACCCCATATGGGCTGGAACCAGGTCACACAAAAAGTCATACATCCCCTTTTCGATGGCATACCGGATGAGGCTAATTTTTATTTCGTCCACAGTTATTATCCCGACCCCGATAATACCGAGCTCGTAGCCGGAACCAGTGAATACGGGATTACCTGGTGCAGTGTACTGATTAAAGACAACCTGGTAGCGACCCAGTTTCACCCTGAGAAGAGCGGGGATGATGGCTTGAGGATGTATAACAACTTCTTGAAGATGGCACTAAAATAG
- a CDS encoding 4Fe-4S dicluster domain-containing protein encodes MIIYVREEVCIGCGLCRVYCQTEHSQSKDIIKAFKKETPQPLPRIRVERMGEVCFAIQCRNCTEPWCVYSCLTGAMHKDPITGIVTVDPEKCIGCWTCIIACPYGALARDVSSHTIVKCDFCPDHEVPVCAANCPNEALVLSMDGADR; translated from the coding sequence ATGATCATCTACGTTAGAGAGGAAGTCTGTATTGGCTGTGGCCTCTGTCGCGTTTACTGCCAAACGGAACATTCTCAGTCTAAAGATATAATCAAGGCTTTTAAAAAAGAGACTCCTCAACCCCTACCTCGCATCCGCGTAGAAAGAATGGGCGAGGTTTGCTTCGCGATTCAATGCCGCAACTGCACTGAGCCCTGGTGTGTATATTCCTGCCTCACCGGTGCTATGCATAAAGATCCCATAACCGGGATAGTCACCGTTGATCCCGAGAAGTGCATCGGGTGCTGGACATGCATAATAGCCTGTCCCTATGGAGCCCTGGCAAGAGATGTAAGCAGCCACACTATCGTTAAGTGCGATTTTTGCCCTGACCATGAGGTGCCAGTTTGTGCGGCCAATTGCCCCAACGAAGCACTGGTATTGAGCATGGATGGAGCTGACAGGTGA
- a CDS encoding acyl-CoA dehydrogenase family protein: MDFSFTQEQEMWRNMLQDFTEKEAGREYTRDCDLEKRFPQELWDAGVKQGFLGLLIPEEYGGMGSDAIMYAIFMECLAKYSYEMASVFSVPMFCAMNIVEHGTQEQKDRYLPPFIKGEQRFSIAITEPEAGSDASAVACMAEDKGDHFLLNGQKQFSTAAQLPGNIIMMAVRTDKDAKPARDGISVILVPNDAPGIEVKRLPLIVRRAIGTCSVFCGDARIPKENLIGELNGGWKVLIGHLELERLAGSAPNVGEAQSCLDDAVEYAKTRVQFGKPIGKQQGISHMLADLQAQLDAVRLLVYRSAWMITQKIPCRKEVSMAKLLAGEVFYAIATAAMQTFGGYAFLPESDIERHWRMAKLFTIGGGTSQIQRLIISREMGL; the protein is encoded by the coding sequence ATGGATTTTAGTTTTACCCAGGAACAGGAAATGTGGCGCAACATGCTGCAGGACTTTACCGAGAAGGAGGCTGGTCGGGAATACACCCGTGATTGTGACCTAGAGAAACGCTTTCCGCAGGAACTGTGGGACGCAGGTGTTAAGCAGGGTTTTCTGGGCCTGCTGATCCCGGAGGAATACGGCGGGATGGGCAGCGATGCAATCATGTACGCCATATTCATGGAGTGCCTTGCTAAATATAGCTACGAGATGGCATCCGTATTCAGCGTGCCCATGTTCTGCGCGATGAATATCGTGGAGCATGGCACCCAGGAACAGAAGGACCGCTATTTGCCCCCGTTCATCAAAGGGGAACAACGTTTTTCGATAGCCATAACCGAGCCTGAGGCAGGTTCCGACGCTTCTGCCGTTGCCTGCATGGCCGAGGACAAGGGGGATCACTTCCTGCTGAACGGACAGAAACAGTTCTCCACCGCAGCTCAACTCCCTGGCAACATCATCATGATGGCGGTTAGAACCGATAAAGATGCCAAGCCCGCCCGTGATGGCATCAGCGTTATACTGGTCCCCAACGACGCCCCGGGTATCGAGGTCAAACGGTTGCCGCTTATCGTTAGGCGGGCGATAGGTACCTGTTCTGTCTTCTGCGGCGACGCCAGGATCCCCAAGGAGAACCTCATCGGAGAACTCAACGGTGGGTGGAAGGTCCTCATCGGACACCTCGAGCTCGAGAGGCTGGCCGGGTCAGCGCCCAACGTGGGTGAAGCGCAATCCTGCCTGGATGATGCCGTGGAATATGCCAAGACGCGGGTACAGTTCGGAAAGCCGATCGGTAAGCAACAGGGCATCAGCCACATGCTGGCCGACCTGCAGGCACAGCTTGATGCCGTACGCCTGCTGGTCTACCGCTCCGCGTGGATGATAACCCAGAAGATTCCCTGCCGCAAAGAGGTATCCATGGCGAAACTGCTTGCCGGCGAGGTCTTTTATGCTATTGCCACCGCCGCCATGCAGACCTTCGGGGGTTATGCCTTCCTACCCGAGTCCGACATAGAGCGCCACTGGCGGATGGCGAAACTGTTCACCATCGGCGGAGGTACCTCCCAGATCCAGCGGCTTATCATCTCCCGAGAGATGGGTCTTTAG
- a CDS encoding enoyl-CoA hydratase-related protein: MPLEGPDVLLYEKKDHIVTITINRPERMNALTLDLYDRLDEAWERFNEDDDAFVAIWTAAGDRSFCVGMDLKDQAERVAKDPSFDVVRLKPGVLTGAVGTPYGHNVTKPIVGAINGVATAAGFQFTMMCDLRVAADHARFGVGEVKVGRGTPWAVPVLWQMPLPVAFEVLLMGDLVPAQRLYDVGWINRVVPLDQLIPTARELATILAENAPLSVRAAKEALYKAMDVGRQAGLDAAKLIYEKVYASEDAVEGPKAFAEKRKPVWKGR, encoded by the coding sequence ATGCCACTTGAAGGACCGGATGTCCTTCTCTATGAGAAGAAGGATCATATAGTAACTATAACTATCAACCGTCCGGAGCGGATGAATGCCCTCACCCTTGACCTATACGATCGCCTGGACGAAGCGTGGGAACGGTTCAACGAGGACGATGATGCCTTCGTCGCCATCTGGACCGCAGCCGGAGACCGCTCCTTCTGCGTCGGGATGGATCTCAAGGACCAGGCAGAGCGCGTTGCCAAGGATCCCTCCTTTGACGTCGTTAGGCTTAAGCCTGGGGTGCTGACCGGCGCCGTGGGAACCCCCTACGGGCACAACGTGACCAAGCCGATTGTTGGCGCCATTAACGGGGTGGCCACCGCCGCCGGCTTCCAGTTCACCATGATGTGCGATCTGAGGGTTGCCGCCGACCATGCCCGTTTTGGCGTTGGCGAGGTAAAGGTGGGAAGAGGAACACCCTGGGCAGTCCCCGTGTTATGGCAGATGCCGCTGCCGGTGGCATTTGAGGTGCTCCTTATGGGCGACCTGGTACCGGCGCAGCGGCTCTACGACGTCGGCTGGATCAACAGGGTGGTACCCCTGGACCAGCTTATACCTACCGCGAGGGAGCTTGCCACTATCCTGGCCGAAAACGCCCCGCTCTCGGTGAGGGCGGCAAAAGAGGCCCTCTACAAGGCTATGGACGTTGGTCGGCAGGCGGGGTTGGATGCGGCTAAGCTCATCTATGAGAAGGTCTATGCCAGCGAGGACGCTGTAGAAGGCCCTAAAGCATTCGCCGAGAAGAGAAAACCTGTCTGGAAGGGCAGGTAA
- a CDS encoding acyclic terpene utilization AtuA family protein, whose protein sequence is MKKVRVGAGSSGWPDFKDGALDVAQNGDIDYISFDHLAELTMAILQNQYAKDQTRGYIPEVIPLMKGLLPIWKEKDKHFKMCNNGGGANPPECANQVLKMAQDLNLGGIKIGVITGDTIPLSRIDELLKQGWKFKNADTGEEDIDSVRDRLLAAYAYTGADEIIQAYEQGADLVIGGRLSDNSLYIGNFMYPLGWKFTDEYWDQIGSGVCVGHLLECSSWSAGTCSNLWEEIDYPKGNPGFPIAEMYENGDCIVSKTKTSGGAIRVQTLKEHLVYEVHDPENYIMPDGICDLTQIKLEQVGKDEVKVTRWGDKPRGKPRPENLKLCLAYNDGFIAEEITIVCGPKTFKQAEKAHEFVKRRLDHLGLKPREMLWSLIGWDSLCGPTVGSPPPDYDPPELGIRVAFKCDTKEEARACRTECGHLCWASLGVGAGFTNPPAIRPVFALWPTLIPRESVPLEMEIKEAK, encoded by the coding sequence ATGAAAAAGGTTAGAGTCGGAGCCGGTTCATCGGGGTGGCCAGACTTTAAGGATGGCGCGCTGGACGTGGCCCAGAATGGGGATATCGATTATATCTCCTTCGACCACCTGGCCGAGCTCACCATGGCTATCCTGCAGAACCAGTATGCCAAAGACCAGACGCGGGGCTATATCCCCGAGGTCATCCCCCTGATGAAGGGGCTACTGCCTATCTGGAAGGAGAAGGATAAGCACTTCAAGATGTGTAACAACGGAGGAGGGGCTAATCCTCCGGAGTGCGCCAACCAGGTTCTAAAGATGGCTCAGGATTTGAATCTAGGTGGTATTAAGATCGGGGTGATCACCGGCGACACCATACCCCTGAGCCGGATAGACGAACTGCTAAAACAGGGGTGGAAATTCAAGAACGCCGACACCGGAGAGGAGGACATCGATAGTGTGCGCGATAGGCTGCTCGCCGCCTATGCATACACCGGCGCCGATGAGATCATCCAGGCTTATGAACAGGGCGCTGACCTTGTAATCGGCGGACGGCTGTCCGACAACTCCCTCTACATCGGCAATTTCATGTACCCCCTGGGCTGGAAATTCACCGATGAGTACTGGGATCAGATAGGCTCTGGTGTATGCGTTGGTCATTTGCTAGAATGTAGCAGCTGGAGCGCAGGCACCTGCTCCAACCTGTGGGAGGAGATCGATTATCCTAAAGGCAATCCTGGCTTCCCCATCGCCGAGATGTATGAGAACGGCGATTGTATAGTAAGCAAGACCAAAACATCAGGCGGTGCCATCAGGGTGCAGACGCTGAAGGAACACCTGGTATATGAGGTCCACGACCCCGAGAACTACATTATGCCTGACGGCATCTGCGACCTCACCCAGATAAAGCTGGAGCAGGTGGGCAAAGACGAGGTGAAGGTAACCAGGTGGGGCGATAAGCCGCGCGGGAAACCACGGCCGGAGAACCTTAAGCTCTGCCTCGCTTATAACGACGGCTTTATTGCCGAGGAGATCACGATAGTCTGCGGCCCTAAGACGTTCAAGCAGGCGGAAAAGGCACATGAGTTCGTCAAGAGAAGGCTGGATCACCTGGGCCTTAAGCCCAGGGAGATGCTGTGGTCTCTCATCGGTTGGGATTCTCTCTGCGGCCCAACCGTAGGCTCGCCCCCACCGGACTATGATCCTCCCGAGCTAGGGATCAGAGTAGCCTTCAAGTGCGATACCAAGGAGGAAGCACGGGCATGCCGCACCGAGTGCGGCCACCTCTGCTGGGCATCGCTTGGTGTGGGTGCTGGTTTCACCAACCCCCCCGCCATCAGACCGGTTTTCGCCCTGTGGCCCACCCTGATACCCAGAGAGTCTGTCCCTCTGGAGATGGAGATAAAGGAGGCTAAGTAA
- a CDS encoding acetyl-CoA acetyltransferase → MRESIKDKVSIIGTGCTKFAERWDADVEDLIKEAVDEALEDAGVEIKDIQAGWVGTGRGSQQVPMGPPGAHIASAALQTQYIPFTRVDNLCCGGQEAVRGAALGIASRCYDLVLAIGVEKLKDTGYGGLGEAYPGKWEPIYGALGTPPGRYALAATAYFAKYGFSAEEGKRMLAEISVKSHYYGARNPKAHLKREITVEEAVNAPMICWPLGLYDCCGVTDGASAAVLVPSSEAKAYRDDYVNIKAFSIATGPGFLKEDERYDFTYWKETQEGAKAAYEEAGIKDPRKELSLVELHDCFSIAELIATESMFLCEPGKYREEFTEKRAYYHDGEMPVNVSGGLKSFGHPIGASGAREIEECVRQLQGRVKEPSRQIANFELGLAHNQGGHPGRFVPGIAIIGRP, encoded by the coding sequence ATGAGAGAGAGCATAAAGGATAAGGTTTCAATCATAGGTACGGGCTGCACCAAGTTCGCCGAGCGCTGGGATGCCGACGTTGAGGACCTTATTAAAGAGGCCGTGGACGAGGCGCTTGAAGATGCCGGCGTAGAAATCAAAGATATCCAGGCCGGTTGGGTAGGAACCGGGCGCGGCTCGCAGCAGGTTCCCATGGGACCGCCGGGCGCACACATCGCAAGCGCGGCGCTGCAGACACAGTATATCCCGTTCACCCGCGTAGATAACCTGTGCTGCGGCGGGCAGGAGGCAGTAAGGGGTGCCGCGCTGGGCATAGCCTCCAGGTGCTACGACCTGGTGCTGGCCATCGGTGTAGAGAAGCTGAAGGACACCGGATACGGCGGCCTGGGCGAAGCGTATCCCGGCAAGTGGGAGCCGATTTACGGTGCCCTTGGCACACCTCCGGGAAGGTATGCCCTAGCGGCCACCGCATACTTCGCTAAGTACGGCTTTTCCGCGGAAGAGGGGAAGCGGATGCTTGCGGAGATCTCGGTTAAAAGCCACTACTACGGCGCACGAAACCCAAAGGCACACCTCAAGCGAGAGATTACTGTGGAGGAAGCGGTAAACGCGCCGATGATCTGCTGGCCTCTGGGCCTGTACGACTGCTGCGGCGTCACCGACGGCGCATCGGCCGCAGTGCTGGTGCCATCCTCGGAGGCCAAGGCCTATCGAGATGATTACGTAAACATCAAGGCATTCTCCATAGCCACCGGCCCGGGCTTTCTCAAAGAGGATGAGCGCTATGACTTCACCTACTGGAAAGAGACCCAGGAAGGAGCCAAGGCGGCCTACGAGGAGGCCGGTATAAAGGACCCGCGCAAGGAATTGAGCCTGGTGGAGCTTCATGACTGCTTCTCCATCGCCGAGCTCATCGCCACTGAATCCATGTTCCTTTGCGAGCCGGGCAAGTACAGGGAGGAGTTCACCGAGAAGCGTGCCTACTACCACGACGGCGAGATGCCGGTGAACGTCAGCGGCGGCCTCAAGTCCTTCGGACACCCCATCGGCGCCAGCGGCGCGCGAGAGATCGAAGAGTGTGTTAGACAACTACAGGGCAGAGTAAAAGAGCCCTCACGACAGATAGCCAATTTCGAGTTAGGTTTAGCTCATAATCAGGGCGGTCACCCTGGGCGTTTCGTTCCCGGAATCGCTATAATAGGTAGACCATAG
- a CDS encoding OB-fold domain-containing protein → MAGITSYGAYIPLYRLSREILAQVWGGKGKGEKAVANADEDSLTLGVEAARDCLKGFDKSKVDALYFATTTAPYKEKQSASIMAAACDLREEIRTVDVTDSMRSATVALTMAIDAVKSGSARTALVVAADTRLAPPDTDYESLFGDGAAAFLIGNDDVVVEIESSSFITLPFVDYWRLENDKIIRWWEERFCREVGYLPYMTKAMEDAIDKAKVTVADIAKAVIYSPDKRMQGDIVKRFKFDPKAQVQDLMFDNIGHTGCALVPMALVAALQNAKAGDKILAATWGDGADAFVFKVTDKINKMADRRGIKGYLKSKVALPTYGKYMHFRDLMEWEHDLFMERRMALAEVWRYRNFYFRFYGVKCTKCGHIMLPHPNFCIYCQADEKFFEQVPMADAKGKLVTYSMDVRSRAIDPPNVLAVVTFDGGGRFFSQMTDRDPDNINIGMEMEVTFRKIHDALGIHNYFWKCRPVREV, encoded by the coding sequence ATGGCAGGAATAACGTCTTACGGTGCTTATATACCGCTTTACAGATTGAGCCGGGAGATCCTGGCTCAGGTCTGGGGAGGCAAGGGAAAGGGAGAGAAAGCGGTAGCCAACGCCGATGAAGACAGTTTAACGTTAGGCGTGGAAGCCGCAAGGGATTGCCTAAAGGGCTTCGACAAGAGCAAAGTCGACGCCCTTTATTTTGCCACTACAACGGCGCCCTACAAAGAGAAGCAGTCAGCCAGCATAATGGCTGCTGCCTGCGACCTGCGGGAGGAAATCCGCACTGTCGATGTAACCGATTCCATGAGGTCGGCGACAGTCGCGCTTACGATGGCTATAGATGCCGTCAAATCCGGATCGGCAAGGACGGCCCTCGTGGTCGCCGCCGATACCAGGCTCGCGCCCCCGGACACCGACTACGAATCACTCTTCGGCGATGGCGCCGCAGCGTTCCTTATCGGCAACGACGATGTAGTTGTCGAAATCGAGAGCAGTAGCTTCATCACCCTGCCGTTCGTGGATTACTGGCGTCTGGAGAACGATAAGATAATCCGCTGGTGGGAGGAGCGTTTCTGCCGTGAGGTAGGTTACCTTCCTTATATGACCAAGGCGATGGAGGATGCGATCGATAAAGCAAAGGTAACAGTCGCGGACATCGCTAAGGCAGTGATTTATTCCCCCGATAAACGCATGCAGGGGGATATTGTAAAGAGGTTCAAGTTCGACCCCAAGGCGCAGGTGCAGGACCTCATGTTCGATAACATAGGCCACACAGGCTGCGCGCTGGTGCCGATGGCGCTTGTCGCGGCGCTGCAGAACGCCAAGGCCGGGGATAAAATCCTGGCTGCTACATGGGGCGACGGTGCCGATGCCTTCGTATTCAAAGTAACCGATAAAATCAACAAGATGGCCGACCGCAGGGGTATCAAAGGCTATCTAAAATCCAAGGTCGCATTACCTACGTACGGCAAATACATGCACTTCCGTGACCTCATGGAGTGGGAGCACGACCTGTTCATGGAGCGCAGGATGGCCCTGGCCGAGGTATGGCGCTACCGCAACTTCTACTTCCGCTTCTACGGCGTGAAGTGCACCAAGTGCGGCCATATCATGCTTCCGCATCCTAACTTCTGCATCTACTGTCAGGCCGACGAGAAGTTCTTCGAACAGGTGCCGATGGCCGATGCAAAAGGCAAGCTTGTTACATACAGCATGGACGTTAGATCGCGTGCTATCGATCCCCCTAATGTACTGGCTGTAGTCACCTTTGACGGCGGAGGCCGGTTCTTCAGCCAGATGACGGATCGCGACCCGGATAACATTAATATTGGCATGGAGATGGAAGTGACCTTCCGCAAAATCCACGACGCTCTGGGCATACACAACTACTTCTGGAAGTGCCGGCCGGTGAGAGAGGTATAG